In Thermodesulfobacteriota bacterium, the genomic stretch CGCCATTAGCCCCTCTGGCGTATCTACCATCAGGTACTCGGCTTGCGTGCCGTCGTTCTCGGCAATGGCGAGCCGCTTTAGCTCCGGAGGCATGGCGTTGACGGAGTGTTTCTGATAGAAGCACTCCTTCCCGACGCCTTCGGGGCAACGCACCAGCGTAAGGGGCCTGCCGGCAAGGTGCGGCAGCATAAGCGGCGCGACCGCTTCATAGTAGCCTATGAGGTCCGCTTTCGTGTATCCTTTTTCGGGATAAAAGACGCGCCCGGGGTTTGTGACGCGCACGCTCTTTATTACCCGGACAGGACCCGGGTCTGCCGGAGGAGAAGGCGCGAGCCGCTCTTCCGTGGGCCCTACTGCCTCCTTCGCCCGGAGCGGGTCTTCGGCTACTACCTCCCTTGCGGGCTTGTCTTCCCGGAGCCCCTGGAAAGATGCGTGCCTCAAGACGCCCTCCGCCGTCCGCTGCCTGTACTCCACTTCGGCCACAAGCTCGGGCCTTACCCAGTGCACGCCCTTTGCCTCTGCCCCTGTAGGCGGGTCTTGGAAGGGGGGAGCAGCCGTCTCAAGCGGCTTAAGGCGCTCCCAGACTTCAGATATGGAGCGTTCGTTGAAGCCGGTCCCGACCCTGCCGCAGTAGATGAGATTACCGTCCCTGTCGTAAGCGCCTATAAGGAGCGCGCCGAACCCGCTCTTCCTTTCGCCCCCGGGCTCGGTATATCCGCCTATGACGAATTCGTCCCTTAGAAGGCATTTTGTCTTGAGCCACGACCTAGACCGCCCTTCGACATAGGAAGAATCCCGCTTCTTGGAGATTATTCCCTCTATCCTGTAGGTGCAGGCGTGCTCGAAAAACTCCGGGCCCTTGCCCTCTACGTGGCCGCTGAAACGGAGGAGCCTTGAATCGGCCCTTTCCGATTTGAGGATGGATTCCGCAAGTAGCTTTCTTTCGTAGAGGGGCGCTTCCATGAGGGAGTAGCCGTTGTAATAGAGGACGTCGAAGAGCATGTAAATAAGCCCCTCGTCTGTCCTCATGGCGAGCGCGTGCTGGAGGCCCTCGAAGCTCGTTATGCCTTCCTCGCCAATGGCAACGACCTCGCCGTCGAGCCATGCCTCTTTTAAGAAAAGGCGCGAGAGCGCCCCGGCAATGGACTGGAACCTGTCCGTCCAGTCGTTCCCGTTACGGGTAATAAGCCTTACGCTCTCTTCCCGTATTTCCGCGAGTATCCTGTATCCGTCGTATTTAAGCTCGTGCACCCATCCTCCGCCCGAAGGCGGCGCATCGACGAGGGTCGCGAGCGCGGGCCTCATCATCTCCGGCATGGGTTTTTTTTGATACCGCGCTTCGGACGGGAGGATCCGGGTTTCGTTCTCTTTGCCGCTCCACACGCCCTCCGGGAGTGTTGCGACCTCTTCGACGCTCCTGCCGCTAATGACGCTCTCCGGCCTTTCAATCGTCACGTCGCCCGTGACTTCCGAGTCCGCGTCCTCTTCTTTTATAAGGAGCCATTCGTCTTTTTCCTCCCTGTCCCTTTCGCCGGGCTTGAGCCGCACAAGCGCCCACCTGCCCCGGAGTTTTTTGCCGGAGAGGATGAACTTCATCGCGCCCTTTTGAAGCCCCCTGTCCGGGTCTTCCTCGGGCAGCCAGAAGCCCTTGTCCCAGACGATTACAGCCCCGCCGCCGTACTCTCCCCTCGGGATGACGCCCTCGAAACCGGCGTACTCAAGCGGGTGGTCTTCAACGTGCACCGCAAGCCGCTTGTCTTCGGGGTTTAGCGACGGTCCCTTGGGGACAGCCCAGCTCTTGAGTGTGCCGTGGAGTTCCAAACGGAAATCGTAATGGAGGGAGCGTGCTGAATGCTTCTGGACGACGAATATGCCCGCAGGGCCTTCGGCAGCCTGTCCTTCTGGCTCGGTGGTGCGGCTGAAATCTCGCTTCCGGCGGTACTCGCCGAGGCCGTCGCCTTGACTTTCGCTCCCCATCTTGCCGGGCTACCCGCCCGAGGCCTTCCGGGCCTTCACCTTCGCGGCCTCGGTCTCCTCGACGCTTTTCTTGAGGAGCGTCATTAGGTCGATGACCTCCGCTGTGGGCGCGGGCGGAGGGGCTGCCGCCTCCTCGACCCTGGCAGTCTCGCCTGCGGCGATCTTGCTTTTTATATAGGAGAGCAGTTCGTCCCTGTATGTGTCGTGGTATTTATCCGGCTGCCAGTCGGATATCATCGACTCGACGAGCCTCTCGGCCATCTCAAGCTCTTTTCCCGTAACGCCGAGCTTTTCAAGGTCTTCTTCAGGCACCTCGATTGTTTCCGGTTTCTTCAGCTCGTCGGAGTATCTGATGAGGTCGAGGACAAG encodes the following:
- the ligD gene encoding DNA ligase D, with product MGSESQGDGLGEYRRKRDFSRTTEPEGQAAEGPAGIFVVQKHSARSLHYDFRLELHGTLKSWAVPKGPSLNPEDKRLAVHVEDHPLEYAGFEGVIPRGEYGGGAVIVWDKGFWLPEEDPDRGLQKGAMKFILSGKKLRGRWALVRLKPGERDREEKDEWLLIKEEDADSEVTGDVTIERPESVISGRSVEEVATLPEGVWSGKENETRILPSEARYQKKPMPEMMRPALATLVDAPPSGGGWVHELKYDGYRILAEIREESVRLITRNGNDWTDRFQSIAGALSRLFLKEAWLDGEVVAIGEEGITSFEGLQHALAMRTDEGLIYMLFDVLYYNGYSLMEAPLYERKLLAESILKSERADSRLLRFSGHVEGKGPEFFEHACTYRIEGIISKKRDSSYVEGRSRSWLKTKCLLRDEFVIGGYTEPGGERKSGFGALLIGAYDRDGNLIYCGRVGTGFNERSISEVWERLKPLETAAPPFQDPPTGAEAKGVHWVRPELVAEVEYRQRTAEGVLRHASFQGLREDKPAREVVAEDPLRAKEAVGPTEERLAPSPPADPGPVRVIKSVRVTNPGRVFYPEKGYTKADLIGYYEAVAPLMLPHLAGRPLTLVRCPEGVGKECFYQKHSVNAMPPELKRLAIAENDGTQAEYLMVDTPEGLMALAQIGALEIHTWDSRYVKVEHPDRLVFDIDPDEGVGWERLVEAVFLMRALLEELGLKSFVKATGGKGLHVVVPVLPIRDWEEIQGFTRAVAEFVARGLPDRFTSMMTKSRRTGRIFIDYMRNIRGATAIEAYSTRAKPGAPIAAPLGWDELMLYGPGSFTLANMKDRIRDAGNPWDGYMDIKQPVTIEMEEKMGLRR